Proteins co-encoded in one Kribbella qitaiheensis genomic window:
- a CDS encoding N-acetylmuramoyl-L-alanine amidase, with the protein MAGNSLDGPHGARIYRIGDSGDAVAEIIGKLQRLGLLQPGDHYVYDEATAQAVRGFQQARGLMIDGIVGPQTYRAIDDARWRLGDRLLTYVVSHPLTGDDVASLQSKLQELGFAVARIDGIFGPDTQRAVTEFQRNMGLPSDGTCGPSTFKALQRIRPMATGGRPDALRASEAVRAAGPRLSGKTVVIDPGHGGFDYGWEGLGLRESDVAYDLASRIEGRLGATGVRAYLSRGRDQGPDELARAAFANETDANLCVSLHTDGSMNPAAQGVATYYYGADLHGASSSVGEQFAGLVQREVVARTDLLNCRTHAKTWDLLRRTKMPAVRLEIGYVTNPHDSSRLADPDFRDVVAEAIVVAIQRVYLPPEQDAATGMLRFGQLTV; encoded by the coding sequence ATGGCCGGGAACTCGTTGGATGGCCCGCATGGCGCCAGGATCTACCGGATCGGCGACAGCGGGGACGCGGTCGCCGAGATCATCGGCAAACTGCAGCGGCTCGGGCTGCTGCAGCCCGGTGATCACTACGTGTACGACGAAGCGACCGCTCAGGCCGTCCGGGGGTTCCAGCAGGCTCGCGGACTGATGATCGACGGGATCGTCGGTCCGCAGACGTATCGCGCGATCGACGACGCCCGTTGGCGGCTGGGCGACCGGCTGCTGACGTACGTCGTCTCGCACCCGCTCACCGGCGACGACGTGGCCAGTCTGCAGTCGAAACTGCAGGAGCTCGGCTTCGCCGTCGCCCGGATCGACGGGATCTTCGGACCGGACACCCAGCGCGCGGTGACCGAGTTCCAGCGCAACATGGGCCTGCCGTCCGACGGCACCTGCGGCCCGTCCACCTTCAAGGCCCTGCAGCGGATCCGCCCGATGGCGACCGGTGGCCGGCCGGATGCGCTGCGCGCTTCCGAGGCGGTTCGGGCGGCTGGTCCGCGGCTGTCCGGGAAGACCGTCGTGATCGATCCTGGCCATGGTGGTTTCGACTACGGCTGGGAAGGCCTCGGGCTGCGCGAGTCGGACGTGGCCTACGACCTCGCCTCGCGGATCGAGGGTCGCCTCGGCGCCACCGGCGTACGGGCTTACCTGTCCCGCGGCCGGGATCAGGGCCCGGATGAGCTGGCCCGGGCGGCGTTCGCCAACGAGACGGACGCGAACCTCTGCGTCTCCCTGCACACCGACGGGTCGATGAACCCGGCTGCGCAGGGCGTGGCGACCTATTACTACGGCGCCGACCTGCATGGCGCTTCGTCCAGCGTCGGCGAGCAGTTCGCCGGCCTGGTCCAGCGCGAGGTCGTCGCCCGTACCGATCTGCTGAACTGCCGGACGCATGCCAAGACCTGGGACCTGCTGCGGCGGACCAAGATGCCCGCCGTACGGCTCGAGATCGGCTACGTGACGAACCCGCACGATTCGTCGCGGCTGGCGGACCCGGACTTCCGGGACGTCGTGGCCGAGGCGATCGTGGTCGCGATCCAGCGGGTGTACCTCCCGCCGGAGCAGGACGCCGCGACCGGAATGCTCCGTTTCGGCCAACTC